The Solirubrobacter pauli sequence CCGTTCCACCTGCGCGGCCCGAAGGACGCGCACGAGTTCGGCTACGGGCGCGACGCGAACCCGACGTGGGCGGCGCTGGAGTCGGCGCTCGGCACGCTCGAGGGCGGCACGTCGCTCGTCTTCGCCTCGGGCATGGCCGCGGTGACGGCCACGTTGATGACCGTCTTGGAGCCCGGCGACAAGCTCGTCGCCGTGCAGGACGGCTACCCGGGCGTGCGGTTCGTGGCCACCGAGCGCCTGCACGGGGTCGACGTGCAGTGGGTCTCGACGAACACCGAGGAGATCGTCGCCGCGGTCGACGGCGCGCGCCTCGTGTGGATCGAGACGCCGTCGAACCCGAAGCTCGACGTGTGCGACATCGCCACCGTCTCCGCGGCGGCGCACAAGGCGGGCGCGCTCGTGGCCGTCGACAACACGCTGGCCACGCCGCTCGGCCAGCAGCCGCTCGCGCTCGGCGCCGACATCTCGATGATGAGCGGCACCAAGACGCTCAGCGGGCACTCGGACGTGCTGGTCGGCGCGGTCTCGACGCGCGACGGGGAGCTGGTGGAGGCGCTCAAGCGCTGGCGCTCGCAGTCGGGATCGGTGATCGGCGCGATGGAGGCGTGGCTGGTCCACCGCTCGCTGGC is a genomic window containing:
- a CDS encoding cystathionine gamma-lyase, which codes for MTQYPEPGGSSDGALYGASTRAVHAGLPDFEQGAPLLGGPVFAAPFHLRGPKDAHEFGYGRDANPTWAALESALGTLEGGTSLVFASGMAAVTATLMTVLEPGDKLVAVQDGYPGVRFVATERLHGVDVQWVSTNTEEIVAAVDGARLVWIETPSNPKLDVCDIATVSAAAHKAGALVAVDNTLATPLGQQPLALGADISMMSGTKTLSGHSDVLVGAVSTRDGELVEALKRWRSQSGSVIGAMEAWLVHRSLATLALRLERSSAGALAVAGALRERGIEVFHPSDHAESAQMLQYGCLVGFVLESEARAQDVLARCRLVAEATSFGGVHATAERRERWGTDDVPPGFIRYSAGIEDPEDLVADLLGAL